The Desulfotignum phosphitoxidans DSM 13687 genomic sequence AATGTGGTTGCGTCATACGCCGCACACCAGTATGGGTCTTTATAATCCGGATTGTCAAAATTAAGCTTTACCAGGTGTACGGCTTTGGCATCATAAGGCCGGATGCCCAAAACCACCCGGGGCATGTCATCGGTTTCCACCGGTTTCATGACATGATGATCCTCTTTTGATTCATCCAGAGTGGCGGTCAATATTTTTTCGGTCTGGGGAAACAGCACGGATTTGGCAGACATGACCGTGACAGGGGCATCCATTTTTGGCTGCATATCCGGTGCCAGAGGCTTGATCTGGCAGCCGTTCTTATCTTCAACCGGACCATAGACCCGATAGGTTTTCCTGGATTGATCAACCCCCGGGGCCCAGTCTTTTTTATCAATTGTAATGAAATTCATATTCATACCCTTTTTGTTTACTTGATAAAATCATTGGGATCATTGGGGCTGTAAACATCCAGCGGCGGCCGTTTGTCCAGATCCAGGCCGGCTTCCCATCCAAACAGTTCCAACGCGTCCTTGTTCAGCTTGCGCGTGAAATCCCGGACATTGATCCCCATGGGGCAGGCTTCCACACAAGCCCCGCAGTCCGTGCACCGGCCGGCGCAGTGAAAGGCCCGCAGGAAATGAAATGTGGCGACATCGGTATCGTTCTGGCCTTTACCCACCCACTGGGGACCGGATTCATCCACAAAACAGGTGGGGCAGTAGCATAAAGGACAGGCATTCCGACAGGCATAGCACCGGATGCAGTTTTCCGTGAGTTTTTCAAAATAGGCCCATCGGGCATCCGGATCCATGGCAGCGATCCGGTCCACGTCCTCATAAGGCTGATCCAGGGTCTGTTCTTCCACGGGGTCTCCGGCCATCACATCATAGACCGGCGGATTCCGATGGGTGCATACCCGGCAGTTGTGCCGCAGTACATCCGCTTTCTTCACCGTTTCTGTCTTTGAAGCGGATGTGATGGTCAACGTATCGCCGTCTTCTTCAAATCCTGTGATTTCATCCTCAAACAAAGCCGCAATTTTTCGTTTGTCCACCATGCCGGTGCAGGGCACGCCGATGATATAGACCTGTTCCCGGGAAATCTGATTTTCCACGATATGGGTGACCAGATTTCTGGCATCACAGCCTTTGGCCACCACAGCGATTTTTCCCTCTTTTTTTGACAGGCTGTTTTTCGAGACATAATTGGCCAGGTTAAGACCGCATACCGAGTTGAAAACCAGTTTGCCCACATCTTTATCAGAGGTTAAAGCCACCGGCCGGGTGGCCATGGGAATGGAGCCATCGGCAAATCCGATCACTTTTTCCACTGTGCCCTTGGCCAGCAGGTCCGCACCAATGGCCCTTATTTTTTCAATACAGGTATCCATAGTTCACACCTTTATTTGTTATAATCTTTGACAAATTTTTTATTGGGGCCCAGGGCTCTGACCTTTTCTGAAATTTCCTTGACCACATCCAC encodes the following:
- a CDS encoding 4Fe-4S dicluster domain-containing protein codes for the protein MDTCIEKIRAIGADLLAKGTVEKVIGFADGSIPMATRPVALTSDKDVGKLVFNSVCGLNLANYVSKNSLSKKEGKIAVVAKGCDARNLVTHIVENQISREQVYIIGVPCTGMVDKRKIAALFEDEITGFEEDGDTLTITSASKTETVKKADVLRHNCRVCTHRNPPVYDVMAGDPVEEQTLDQPYEDVDRIAAMDPDARWAYFEKLTENCIRCYACRNACPLCYCPTCFVDESGPQWVGKGQNDTDVATFHFLRAFHCAGRCTDCGACVEACPMGINVRDFTRKLNKDALELFGWEAGLDLDKRPPLDVYSPNDPNDFIK